The Thermodesulfobacteriota bacterium genome segment CTTACTCCGACGGCACTCACCCATGTCGGAACTGACCCGAATAGGCTAAACCAGAAAGAGCCAAACCAGGAAAGCTGGCTCACATAGATGCTGGTAGCAATACCCTGACCGGCTGCGACTGCACTGCCGAAGGTCACCTTGTCAGAGTATATTTTGCTTACAATTCCGGCCAGTAAAAACATCAGTGCGTCGCGGCCCCCCTCAATGGGTGTCGTTAATTGTTCAATTTTGACTTCCAGTTCTCTGACAAACGTCTCTCTCTCCAAGCTTGGAACTTGCTGAAGTATCTCGGTGAATTGTTCCTCAAATCTAAGCTGATAAGATTCAATATAATTTTTCAATTTCTTCTCGAGGTCATTGAGATCGAGCAATTTTTCACTAACGATCTGTTCGAGTTCTTTCACCTTACCGCTTTTCGGTAGTGGATTTGTCTTCTTCTTCAATACTTTTTTTGCAAATAGCTTCGATGTATGACGCGGTAAAGAGAGTAAGTCCGATGGAATGTCGCGCTTGTGTCGCCAATGCCTGCCAAATATTGTATTCAGACTAGCAAAGTGGGTTTGGTAAACGTTTTCCAATCGTTGCTCAGCCTCGTTAAAATGGTTATCGATAATTTGCTGAATGGCTTTTTTATGATCTGTATTCTGTCGGGACATTCATCGGACTCCTGTCAATTAGTTGTATCTAAACAGGTAATCATTCTCGATTCCAAACCGCCGACAATGTCCCTATCCATCCTATCTCCAATCATAAAGCAGTTCGCCGAACGGATCCCTAACTTTTTCCATGCCCAAAACATCATGACTGGATTTGGCTTTCCAAGGAAATATGGAGCAACTTCCGTGACCTATTAAATAGGCGCCACACACTGGTACCGGCCCTCTCAGGCTGGGTCCAGTCAAATCCTGATTGGTTGCAATAAATTTAGCCCCTTCTTGAATCATCAAGGTGGCCTCGATGATTTTGGCATAATCATATTCTTCGCTCTCTGCAACGATCACATAATCCGGATTTTCGGATGTTATTTCAATGTTCGCATTCTTGAGTTCATTCAAAACGCCCTGGCCTCCATCACATAGGCGGAGCAACTATGAGGCCGCGGTACCTTTAAAAAGTTTGCGGTTACCATTACCGATATATAAAAGCAGTTCTCGGGAACGTTGATTCCCATTTCCAAAAGTCGATCTCGAAACTCACATGGCGTGTAATACGAATTGCTAGTCAGAAACAGGAACTTATATTTCCCTTGAGTAAGCCGTTCGACAAATTTACTCGCCCCGGGAAGTAAGGTTGAATTTGTATACACGACACCATCTATATCCATTATAAATGATTTTTGATAGGTTCTATTATCCAAAATGACAGCTCCTTTTAGACTGCGATACTAGACGATAAATCTTATTTGAATTAATCCAATTTAGGATTAGGATGTCCTATCGTTTCTC includes the following:
- a CDS encoding HAD hydrolase-like protein produces the protein MFWAWKKLGIRSANCFMIGDRMDRDIVGGLESRMITCLDTTN